A genomic region of Carassius auratus strain Wakin unplaced genomic scaffold, ASM336829v1 scaf_tig00029338, whole genome shotgun sequence contains the following coding sequences:
- the LOC113079822 gene encoding succinate--CoA ligase [GDP-forming] subunit beta, mitochondrial-like, whose translation MHVMQCHNKAFFTQFFFFFCIQVEAILVNIFGGIVNCAIIANGITKACRELELKVPLVVRLEGTNVQEAKRILSESGLPITSATDLDDAAKKAVAAISKN comes from the exons ATGCATGTGATGCAATGTCATAACAAAGCTTTTTTCAcccagtttttcttctttttctgcaTTCAGGTCGAGGCCATCTTGGTAAACATCTTTGGGGGGATTGTTAACTGTGCCATCATTGCTAACGGAATCACCAAGGCCTGCAGAGAACTGGAGCTCAAGGTTCCCCTGGTGGTTAGGCTCGAAG GAACCAATGTTCAGGAGGCAAAGCGTATCCTGTCTGAGAGCGGGCTGCCCATCACCTCTGCCACCGACCTCGATGATGCTGCCAAGAAAGCTGTTGCCGCCATTTCCAAGaattaa